From one uncultured Paludibacter sp. genomic stretch:
- a CDS encoding Enoyl-(acyl-carrier-protein) reductase (NADH): MTYNLLKGKRGIVFGALNEMSIAWKVAERAVEEGAIITLSNTPLAVRMGTTQELADKLNAKLIPADATSVEDLETVFRESMEALGGKIDFVLHSIGMSPNVRKKRTYDDLDYEMLNTTLDISAISFHKMMQVAKRMDAISEGGSVVALSYMAAQRTIYGYNDMADAKAMLESIARSFGYIYGREHNVRVNTISQSPTITTAGSGVKGFDSLVDFSERVAPLGNADADECADYCVVMFSDLTRKVTMQNLFHDGGFSSMGMSYRAMEQYLKSFDCPESDEKFKEFKDEKGKIIYG; the protein is encoded by the coding sequence ATGACTTATAATTTATTAAAAGGTAAAAGAGGAATTGTATTTGGAGCATTAAACGAAATGTCAATTGCCTGGAAGGTAGCTGAACGCGCTGTAGAAGAAGGTGCAATCATCACATTGTCAAACACGCCGCTGGCAGTGAGAATGGGAACAACACAAGAACTTGCCGACAAACTAAATGCAAAGTTGATTCCTGCTGATGCAACTTCGGTAGAAGATTTGGAAACTGTTTTTCGGGAATCAATGGAGGCGTTAGGAGGAAAAATTGATTTTGTACTTCACTCCATCGGAATGTCGCCAAATGTGCGTAAAAAACGCACTTACGATGATTTGGATTACGAAATGTTGAATACCACACTTGATATTTCGGCTATTTCTTTCCACAAAATGATGCAAGTGGCAAAGAGAATGGATGCCATTTCTGAAGGAGGTTCTGTTGTCGCGCTTTCATATATGGCTGCTCAACGTACAATTTACGGCTACAACGATATGGCAGACGCTAAAGCAATGTTAGAAAGTATTGCTCGCAGTTTCGGGTATATTTATGGTCGTGAGCATAATGTGAGAGTAAATACTATTTCTCAATCGCCAACCATAACTACAGCAGGAAGCGGTGTGAAAGGTTTCGATAGTTTGGTGGATTTCTCTGAACGTGTTGCTCCGCTTGGAAATGCTGATGCTGATGAATGCGCCGATTATTGTGTGGTAATGTTTAGTGATTTGACTCGTAAAGTAACCATGCAAAATTTATTCCACGACGGAGGATTTTCCAGTATGGGTATGAGTTATAGAGCTATGGAACAGTATCTAAAGAGTTTTGATTGCCCTGAGTCTGACGAAAAATTCAAAGAGTTTAAAGACGAAAAAGGAAAAATTATTTACGGATAA
- the pnp gene encoding Polyribonucleotide nucleotidyltransferase: MNVVTKTITLGDGREITIETGKLAKQADGSVVVKMGETMLLATVCAAKDAVPGTDFMPLSVDYKEKFGAAGRFPGGFTRREGKASDYEILVSRLVDRALRPLFPDDFHAEVFVNVMMISADGVDMPDALAGLAASAALAVSDIPFNGPISEVRVARINGEFVINPTFAQLEDADMDLMVAATIDNIMMVEGEMKEVSEDDLLDALKIAHEAIKVHCQAQMELTEAVGKTVKREYSHEENDEDLKKDIWEKTYPKAYALATACNADKHSRAENFEAVKAEYVAGLEPEVAEEKKGLIDRYYHAVEKEAMRRSILDEGKRLDGRKTTEIRPIWCEIDYLPGPHGSAVFTRGETQSLTTVTLGTKMDEKIIDEALIQGKERFLLHYNFPPFSTGEARPSRGVGRREIGHGNLAFRALKPMIPEDYPYVVRVVSDILESNGSSSMATVCAGTLALMDAGVKIKKPVSGIAMGLISENKGKNFAVLSDILGDEDHLGDMDFKVTGTKDGITATQMDIKVDGLSYEILETALRQAKEGRMHILGKITETIAEPREDLKPHAPRIVVMFIPKELIGAVIGPGGKIIQNIQAETGASVAIEEIGEQGRVEIASSNKTSLDAAVAKIKGIVAIPEVGETYNAKVKSIMPYGAFVEFMPGKEGLLHISELDWKRVETMEQAGLKEGDIIDVKLLDIDQKTGKFKLSHKVLIPRPPREEKPQA, from the coding sequence ATGAATGTAGTTACAAAAACCATCACACTCGGTGATGGACGTGAAATTACCATTGAAACAGGTAAATTGGCGAAACAAGCCGATGGTTCTGTGGTGGTAAAAATGGGTGAAACCATGCTTTTGGCTACCGTTTGTGCAGCAAAAGATGCTGTTCCCGGTACCGACTTTATGCCGCTTTCGGTAGATTATAAAGAAAAATTTGGCGCTGCCGGTCGTTTTCCCGGTGGATTTACACGCCGCGAAGGAAAAGCTTCCGATTACGAAATTCTCGTTTCCCGTTTGGTTGACCGTGCCCTTCGTCCTTTGTTCCCTGACGATTTCCATGCTGAAGTATTTGTAAACGTAATGATGATTTCTGCCGATGGCGTTGATATGCCGGACGCATTAGCGGGCTTGGCAGCATCTGCAGCATTGGCGGTTTCAGATATTCCTTTTAACGGACCAATTTCAGAAGTTCGTGTAGCACGTATCAATGGAGAATTTGTTATCAATCCTACATTTGCACAATTGGAAGATGCAGATATGGATTTAATGGTGGCTGCAACCATCGATAATATTATGATGGTAGAAGGCGAAATGAAAGAAGTAAGCGAAGATGATTTATTGGATGCCTTGAAAATAGCTCATGAAGCGATTAAAGTTCATTGCCAAGCTCAAATGGAATTGACTGAAGCGGTAGGTAAAACCGTAAAACGTGAATACAGCCACGAAGAAAACGACGAAGACTTGAAAAAAGACATTTGGGAAAAAACATATCCAAAAGCTTATGCTTTAGCCACTGCTTGCAATGCCGACAAACATTCACGTGCAGAAAATTTTGAAGCGGTAAAAGCGGAATATGTTGCCGGTTTGGAACCCGAAGTTGCTGAAGAAAAGAAAGGATTAATTGACAGATATTATCACGCCGTGGAAAAGGAAGCGATGCGTCGTTCTATTTTGGATGAAGGCAAACGTTTAGACGGACGTAAAACCACCGAAATTCGTCCTATCTGGTGCGAAATTGATTATTTACCGGGACCTCATGGTTCTGCAGTTTTCACTCGCGGAGAAACTCAATCGCTTACCACTGTAACATTGGGTACTAAAATGGACGAAAAAATCATTGATGAAGCATTGATACAAGGTAAGGAACGTTTCTTATTGCACTATAATTTTCCTCCATTTTCCACAGGTGAAGCTCGTCCCTCACGCGGTGTTGGTCGTCGCGAAATTGGTCATGGAAATTTGGCTTTCCGCGCACTTAAACCAATGATACCGGAAGATTATCCTTATGTAGTACGTGTTGTTTCCGATATTCTGGAATCAAACGGTTCATCTTCAATGGCTACGGTTTGTGCAGGCACATTAGCTTTGATGGACGCAGGTGTGAAAATTAAAAAACCGGTATCCGGTATTGCTATGGGATTAATTTCTGAAAATAAAGGAAAAAACTTTGCCGTCCTTTCTGATATTTTAGGTGATGAAGACCATTTGGGTGATATGGACTTTAAAGTAACCGGAACAAAAGACGGTATTACCGCTACTCAAATGGATATAAAAGTGGACGGACTTTCGTATGAGATTTTGGAAACTGCGCTTCGCCAAGCGAAAGAAGGACGTATGCATATTTTGGGTAAAATTACTGAAACTATTGCCGAGCCACGTGAAGACTTGAAACCACACGCTCCACGCATCGTAGTAATGTTTATTCCAAAAGAATTGATTGGTGCTGTAATCGGACCTGGTGGAAAAATAATTCAAAACATACAGGCAGAAACAGGAGCTAGTGTAGCTATTGAAGAAATTGGCGAACAAGGTCGTGTAGAAATTGCATCTTCAAATAAAACATCGCTTGATGCTGCTGTTGCCAAAATCAAAGGCATCGTTGCAATCCCTGAAGTAGGTGAAACTTATAATGCCAAAGTAAAATCTATTATGCCTTACGGTGCATTTGTAGAATTTATGCCGGGTAAAGAAGGTTTGCTTCACATTTCAGAATTGGATTGGAAACGTGTGGAAACAATGGAACAAGCAGGTTTGAAAGAAGGTGATATCATTGATGTAAAATTACTTGATATTGACCAAAAAACAGGTAAATTCAAACTCTCACACAAAGTATTGATTCCACGTCCGCCTCGCGAAGAGAAACCGCAAGCCTAA
- a CDS encoding exported hypothetical protein (Evidence 5 : Unknown function), which yields MKKALLFLQIFLSPLFTFGLTYNVTVPTGTKVCYIAGEMNGWSQQEMNKVDDTHYTLDIAIATTSQKYKYCSGPSWAYVENIADNRSYSTTDVVTSWTLIYDPNAIATDITYTVTVPEGTDVCYFAGLSTGWVHKQMSRVDATHFKIIVNSGNKDIYKYCSGPDWAYEEVDANGQSISNRNYNSSDIVAKWKQVYYSAPIGVTYNVTVPSGTNTCYLSGDMNNWSFTPMIKTDDTHFMVNIPDAKNYQKYIYYSGPDLAYKEKKSDDSNVADRSFSYYDVVEKWSSIYSPGSSISLTSNFSQQSYECETTLPITWTSSNIQNVRVLFSGDYGLTWSEIASVPAGNGMYNWTLPSKAFYQCKIMICDASNNLVSSATKEMFVVYNHLPEKVDPLLKNYYQVFTDPYNEKYPVTTTADSDNINGKVGNACGPTAVSNILAYWEFPRKGFGARTFTDIKNCTWSADFSSADYNFDLTNDQLTTSSPQALIDANATLMYHAGVSMHDIYRSGNSVGVLNAFKQYFGYNAGTVELCRDDYLPEQWEKIMKSELSLGRPQMIQGWANYFEDGGYGGHWFMCDGYSADNLFHISLDYGENGGRKYCPLYEFDYYKMRNWTFAYLEPEKNGRNIQLIFPVGEENWKQGTVKNIQWTSTGISNVKIEFTENGGESWTTIANNISANLGNYNITLPTIISTKCKIRVSDTSDINIYSRNKTNFSIYDTKSLQLISSISSSVQRGVILPLRWTSKGVNTVTIEYSLNNGQTWDLITEKNADDFVYKWIIPNVISSNCKVRITDKSDNSLLSESSPFSIISNSILGGPYPVDENTLALYHFDNDYFNSVSTQTYAYSFNTTDFISNNENKMDYALRIDNTNSDISSCVVLPYENPLSLIGDWTIEFWFKINSWGGTSTAYPFLFIKSGANYFIFLDVASKSLHVGYDYEGGAENLYLPSNSLELNKWYHILYTRNTTNSTLNCQLHDINRQELISKSANYNPLHIPKTNTEPINIGGYAGGSNVQFDGYIDEVRISNIVRDFVSTGINTVKTDPLFSIYPNPSNGIIHINWKKGITEGEISFMNNLGQILLKKNITEIRNNSISLKNFPEGIYYIKLSDKNNCWTEKIILK from the coding sequence ATGAAGAAAGCGTTACTCTTTTTGCAAATTTTTCTTTCCCCCTTATTTACTTTTGGTTTAACTTACAACGTAACTGTTCCAACAGGAACCAAAGTTTGTTATATTGCCGGTGAAATGAACGGCTGGTCTCAGCAAGAGATGAACAAAGTGGATGACACACATTATACGTTAGATATCGCTATTGCAACAACATCCCAAAAATATAAGTATTGTTCGGGTCCGAGTTGGGCTTATGTAGAAAATATTGCAGATAATAGAAGCTATTCTACAACTGACGTTGTTACATCTTGGACATTAATATATGATCCTAACGCTATTGCAACAGATATTACTTATACGGTTACCGTACCGGAAGGTACAGATGTTTGTTATTTTGCTGGGCTCTCAACTGGTTGGGTTCATAAACAGATGTCCAGAGTAGATGCAACACACTTCAAGATTATTGTAAACAGCGGAAATAAGGATATTTACAAATATTGTTCAGGACCAGATTGGGCTTATGAAGAAGTAGATGCAAACGGTCAATCAATTTCAAATAGAAATTATAACTCATCAGATATTGTTGCAAAATGGAAACAAGTTTACTATTCTGCTCCTATTGGAGTGACATATAATGTTACGGTTCCATCCGGCACAAATACATGTTATCTTTCGGGAGATATGAATAACTGGAGTTTTACTCCAATGATAAAAACAGATGATACACATTTTATGGTAAATATTCCTGATGCAAAAAATTATCAAAAATATATTTACTATTCAGGACCGGACTTAGCTTACAAAGAAAAAAAATCAGACGATTCAAATGTGGCAGACAGAAGCTTTAGTTATTATGATGTAGTTGAAAAATGGTCATCGATTTATTCACCAGGTTCATCAATCAGCTTAACCTCTAATTTTTCTCAACAAAGTTATGAATGTGAAACAACTCTGCCTATTACATGGACAAGTTCAAATATCCAGAATGTGAGAGTTCTTTTTTCGGGTGATTATGGATTAACGTGGAGCGAAATTGCATCTGTTCCTGCCGGTAATGGAATGTATAATTGGACTTTACCTTCAAAAGCATTCTATCAGTGTAAAATTATGATTTGTGATGCTTCAAATAATCTTGTGAGTAGTGCCACAAAAGAAATGTTTGTTGTTTATAATCATCTTCCTGAAAAAGTAGATCCATTGCTTAAAAATTATTATCAGGTATTTACAGACCCCTACAACGAGAAATATCCGGTAACCACAACTGCGGATAGTGACAATATTAATGGAAAAGTCGGAAATGCGTGTGGTCCTACTGCTGTATCAAATATTTTAGCTTATTGGGAATTTCCTAGAAAAGGTTTTGGGGCTAGAACTTTTACAGATATAAAAAATTGTACATGGTCTGCCGATTTTTCTTCAGCTGATTATAATTTTGATTTAACTAATGATCAGTTAACCACAAGTAGTCCACAAGCATTAATAGACGCTAATGCTACTCTTATGTATCATGCTGGAGTAAGTATGCACGATATTTACAGAAGTGGAAATTCTGTCGGAGTGTTAAACGCATTCAAACAATACTTTGGATACAATGCCGGTACCGTAGAATTATGTAGAGATGACTATCTTCCTGAACAATGGGAAAAAATAATGAAATCTGAATTGAGCCTCGGAAGACCACAGATGATTCAAGGATGGGCAAATTATTTTGAAGATGGAGGTTATGGAGGACATTGGTTTATGTGTGATGGATACTCTGCTGATAATCTTTTCCATATCAGTCTTGATTATGGAGAAAACGGTGGAAGAAAATATTGTCCGTTGTATGAATTTGATTATTATAAAATGAGAAACTGGACATTTGCATATTTAGAACCTGAAAAAAACGGCAGAAACATACAGCTCATTTTTCCCGTTGGAGAAGAAAACTGGAAACAAGGAACAGTAAAAAATATTCAGTGGACAAGCACAGGTATTTCAAATGTAAAAATCGAGTTTACCGAAAATGGCGGTGAGTCTTGGACCACTATCGCTAATAATATTTCTGCTAATTTAGGTAATTACAATATTACATTACCCACGATTATTTCTACAAAATGTAAAATTAGGGTAAGTGATACATCAGATATAAATATATATAGCAGAAATAAAACAAACTTCAGCATATATGATACAAAGTCACTTCAATTAATTTCTTCCATATCATCATCTGTTCAAAGGGGAGTAATTTTACCCCTTAGATGGACATCAAAAGGTGTAAACACAGTTACAATTGAATACAGCCTGAATAATGGACAAACTTGGGATTTAATCACTGAAAAAAATGCGGATGACTTTGTTTACAAATGGATTATTCCTAATGTGATTTCTTCAAACTGCAAAGTTAGAATTACCGACAAATCCGATAATTCCCTACTTTCGGAAAGTTCTCCATTTTCTATTATCAGCAATTCTATTCTTGGTGGACCTTATCCTGTAGATGAAAACACATTAGCATTGTATCATTTTGATAATGATTATTTTAATTCTGTGAGCACACAAACTTATGCATATTCTTTCAATACTACTGATTTTATTTCAAATAATGAGAATAAAATGGATTATGCTCTTAGAATTGACAACACAAATTCAGATATTTCAAGTTGTGTAGTGTTGCCATACGAAAATCCGTTAAGTTTAATTGGAGATTGGACTATTGAATTTTGGTTCAAAATTAATTCCTGGGGAGGAACTTCTACCGCTTATCCGTTTTTATTTATAAAGTCTGGAGCAAATTATTTCATCTTTCTTGATGTTGCTTCAAAATCATTACACGTAGGGTACGATTATGAAGGAGGAGCTGAAAATCTGTATTTGCCAAGTAATAGTTTGGAATTAAACAAATGGTATCATATCTTATATACACGCAATACTACAAATTCCACATTAAACTGTCAACTTCATGATATAAATCGCCAAGAATTAATATCTAAATCTGCAAATTACAACCCCTTACATATTCCTAAAACAAATACAGAGCCAATAAATATTGGGGGATATGCCGGCGGATCGAATGTTCAATTTGACGGATATATTGATGAAGTCCGTATCAGCAATATAGTTAGAGATTTTGTATCAACAGGAATAAATACTGTAAAAACAGACCCGTTATTCTCCATTTATCCTAATCCTTCAAACGGAATTATTCATATAAATTGGAAAAAAGGAATTACTGAGGGAGAAATTTCATTTATGAATAATTTAGGACAAATACTACTAAAGAAGAATATCACTGAAATAAGAAACAATTCTATTTCATTAAAAAATTTCCCGGAAGGAATTTATTATATCAAATTATCCGATAAAAATAACTGTTGGACAGAAAAAATTATTTTGAAATAA
- the rbpF gene encoding putative RNA-binding protein RbpF (Evidence 3 : Putative function from multiple computational evidences) translates to MNIYISNVNFSTTSESLQELFSGFGEVTSANIIKDRETGRSRGFGFVEMPNDEEAQAAIEKLNETEFEGKTISVSVARPKTERRDNNRFGGSGYRGGGYRGGNRY, encoded by the coding sequence ATGAACATTTACATTTCAAATGTGAACTTTTCTACAACCAGCGAAAGTTTACAAGAATTATTTTCAGGTTTTGGAGAAGTTACTTCTGCAAATATTATTAAAGACAGAGAAACAGGACGTTCACGCGGTTTTGGCTTCGTGGAAATGCCTAACGACGAAGAAGCGCAAGCTGCAATTGAAAAATTAAACGAAACAGAATTTGAAGGAAAAACCATCAGCGTAAGTGTAGCACGTCCAAAAACAGAAAGACGTGACAATAACAGATTTGGTGGAAGTGGTTACCGTGGAGGTGGTTACCGCGGAGGAAACAGATATTAA
- a CDS encoding hypothetical protein (Evidence 5 : Unknown function) produces the protein MKKQCPTCHGSGQVLGKCAMCNGTGKSSTGNTCQSCGGSGKFYKFCSTCGGSGEVESGGEHWSGDGMES, from the coding sequence ATGAAAAAACAATGTCCGACTTGTCACGGTTCAGGTCAAGTTTTAGGAAAATGCGCTATGTGTAATGGTACTGGGAAAAGCAGTACGGGAAATACTTGTCAAAGTTGTGGAGGATCAGGTAAATTTTACAAATTCTGTTCTACTTGCGGAGGTTCGGGAGAAGTAGAAAGCGGAGGTGAACACTGGTCCGGAGACGGAATGGAAAGTTGA
- a CDS encoding Cold shock protein, whose amino-acid sequence MSRPNSFNKKEVEKRKEQKRKEKSKRKEERKTNPGSKSFDDMIAYVDANGMITDTKPDLTIKKPEIELDQILISAPKHEEEESVGMQGRVEYFNEEKGYGFIKDLGSTNKYFFHISKAPKNIKVGDVVLFELERGHKGNNAINIAYKQ is encoded by the coding sequence ATGTCAAGACCCAATTCATTTAATAAAAAGGAAGTAGAAAAAAGAAAAGAACAAAAAAGAAAAGAAAAAAGCAAGCGAAAAGAAGAACGTAAAACGAATCCCGGGAGTAAATCCTTTGATGATATGATTGCCTACGTAGATGCAAACGGAATGATTACCGATACAAAACCGGATTTGACAATAAAAAAACCGGAAATAGAATTAGACCAGATTTTAATATCGGCTCCAAAACATGAAGAGGAAGAATCCGTAGGAATGCAAGGAAGAGTGGAGTATTTTAATGAAGAAAAAGGGTATGGATTTATTAAAGATTTAGGAAGTACAAACAAGTATTTTTTCCACATCAGTAAAGCGCCGAAAAATATTAAAGTGGGAGATGTGGTTTTGTTTGAACTGGAAAGAGGACACAAAGGAAATAATGCGATTAACATTGCATATAAACAATAA
- a CDS encoding Translation elongation factor G, translating into MKVYKTNEIKNIALIGSSGVGKTTLAEAMLFESGVIKRRGTVDGKNTVSDYFPVEKEYGYSVFSTVFSFEWKDKMMNFIDCPGSDDFVGGVISALNVTDMALMLVSGSNGIEVGTMNQFRYAEKLHKPLMFLINHLDHEKSDYENTLANLKEMYGSKVVPVQYPVGSGLSFSGVVDVLKQKMYKFKPGAITPEVLDIPAEEKDKADELYQVLLEAAAENDEGLMEKYFDQGSLTEEEMRDGIQKGLISRSIFPVFVCSAEQNMAVHRVMNFLNMVAPSPNQMPAPVNSEGEEVKLDVNAPTSLFFFKTTVEPHIGEVSYFKVMSGKVKQGDDLTNANRGSKERVAQLYTVAGQIRTAAEEFVAGNIGVAVKLKDVYTGNTLNAKGVEHKFDFIKYPEPRYRRAIKPANEANAEKLSEALNRMKEEDPTWIVEISKELKQTIISGQGEFHLKTLKWRLENNDKLEIEFLEPKIPYRETITKAARADYRHKKQSGGAGQFGEVHLIVEPYMEGMPMPETYKFNGQEYKVTARDTQTIDLEWGGKLVFVNSIVGGAIDARFLPAILKGLMQRMEQGPLTGSYARDVRVIVYDGKMHPVDSNEISFMLAGRNAFSDAFKNAGPKILEPIYDVTVSVPSDYMGDVMGDLQGRRAMIMGMESEKGFEKLKAKVPLKEMSSYSTSLSSLTGGRASFTMKFASYELVPSDVQDKLLKEYEASKKEED; encoded by the coding sequence ATGAAAGTGTATAAAACAAATGAGATTAAGAACATTGCTTTAATAGGCAGTTCTGGCGTCGGGAAAACCACTCTCGCTGAAGCGATGCTTTTCGAGAGTGGAGTTATAAAACGTCGTGGCACAGTGGACGGTAAGAATACTGTTAGTGATTATTTTCCGGTTGAAAAAGAATATGGATATTCTGTGTTTTCAACCGTATTTTCTTTTGAGTGGAAAGATAAAATGATGAATTTTATTGATTGTCCGGGTTCCGATGATTTTGTGGGAGGTGTTATTTCTGCGTTGAATGTAACAGATATGGCTTTGATGTTGGTAAGTGGATCAAATGGGATAGAAGTAGGGACTATGAATCAGTTTCGTTATGCAGAAAAATTACATAAACCTTTGATGTTTTTAATTAACCATTTGGATCATGAAAAATCGGATTATGAGAATACTTTAGCTAACTTAAAAGAAATGTATGGAAGTAAGGTAGTTCCCGTACAATATCCTGTTGGGAGCGGACTTTCTTTTAGTGGGGTGGTTGATGTTTTAAAACAAAAAATGTACAAGTTCAAACCGGGAGCAATAACTCCTGAGGTGTTGGATATTCCTGCAGAAGAAAAAGATAAAGCTGACGAATTATATCAGGTTTTATTGGAAGCAGCCGCTGAAAATGATGAAGGATTGATGGAAAAATATTTTGACCAGGGTTCTTTAACGGAAGAAGAAATGCGTGACGGAATTCAAAAAGGGTTAATTTCACGAAGTATTTTCCCCGTTTTTGTATGCTCGGCAGAGCAAAATATGGCGGTTCACCGCGTGATGAACTTTTTGAATATGGTTGCCCCCTCTCCAAATCAAATGCCTGCTCCTGTAAATTCTGAAGGCGAAGAAGTAAAATTGGATGTAAATGCGCCTACAAGCTTATTCTTCTTTAAAACGACAGTTGAACCGCATATTGGTGAAGTTTCATATTTCAAAGTAATGTCCGGTAAGGTGAAACAAGGTGATGATTTAACCAATGCAAATCGTGGCTCAAAAGAACGTGTAGCCCAGCTTTATACAGTTGCCGGACAAATTAGAACCGCTGCTGAAGAGTTTGTTGCAGGAAACATTGGTGTTGCTGTAAAATTAAAGGATGTTTATACAGGAAATACTTTGAATGCAAAAGGCGTTGAACATAAGTTTGATTTTATTAAATATCCGGAACCTCGCTACCGTAGGGCAATTAAACCGGCAAACGAAGCCAATGCTGAAAAATTAAGCGAAGCGTTGAATCGTATGAAAGAAGAAGATCCTACTTGGATTGTGGAAATCTCGAAAGAATTGAAACAAACTATTATTTCGGGACAAGGAGAATTCCACTTAAAAACTCTAAAATGGCGACTGGAGAATAATGATAAATTGGAGATTGAATTTTTAGAACCAAAAATCCCCTACAGAGAAACTATTACCAAAGCTGCTCGTGCCGATTATAGGCATAAAAAACAATCGGGTGGAGCAGGACAATTTGGTGAAGTTCACTTGATTGTAGAACCATATATGGAAGGTATGCCCATGCCTGAAACCTATAAATTTAATGGACAGGAATACAAAGTTACTGCACGCGATACTCAAACCATCGATTTGGAATGGGGCGGAAAATTAGTTTTTGTGAACAGCATTGTGGGTGGAGCTATTGACGCTCGTTTCTTGCCGGCAATTCTCAAAGGTTTAATGCAACGCATGGAACAAGGTCCACTAACGGGTTCGTATGCGCGTGATGTTCGCGTAATAGTTTACGACGGAAAAATGCACCCGGTAGATTCAAACGAAATTTCGTTTATGTTGGCAGGACGTAATGCCTTCAGTGATGCATTCAAAAATGCAGGACCAAAAATTTTGGAACCTATTTACGATGTAACTGTTTCAGTTCCATCAGATTATATGGGAGATGTGATGGGCGATTTGCAAGGACGCCGCGCTATGATTATGGGTATGGAAAGTGAAAAAGGATTTGAAAAACTGAAAGCTAAAGTACCTTTGAAAGAGATGTCTTCTTATTCAACTTCGTTGAGTTCACTTACAGGTGGTCGTGCTTCGTTTACGATGAAATTTGCCAGTTATGAACTTGTTCCAAGCGATGTTCAGGATAAACTCTTGAAAGAATACGAAGCAAGTAAGAAAGAAGAAGATTAA